The following proteins are encoded in a genomic region of Thermococcus pacificus:
- the prf1 gene encoding peptide chain release factor aRF-1, with the protein MSHKSAEMYELKKKVEELKSYRGRATELVSLYIPAGYDINKVMQQLREEYGTAQNIKSKSTRKNVLGALERAMQHLKLYRQTPENGLALFVGNVSEQEGVSDIKLWAIVPPEPLKVRLYRCDQTFVTEPLEEMLRVKDAYGLITVEKNEATIGLLRGKRIEVIDELTSNVPGKTRAGGQSARRYERIREQETHEFMKRIAEHANNAFLPLLEKGELRGIIIGGPGPTKEEFIEKDYLHHELRKKIIGVVDISYSGEYGLKELVEKASDILKDHEAIKERHLIQNFFRHLVKDTGMITYGEREVRKALELGAVDTLLISEGYDRVRVHAKCNNCGWEEEKTMSEQEFHVYKKKLTHCPKCGSQNLSFEKWDVAEELIKMAEEAGSNVEVISLDTEEGQQFYKAFGGIGAFLRYKIR; encoded by the coding sequence ATGTCTCATAAATCCGCTGAGATGTACGAACTCAAGAAGAAAGTGGAGGAGCTCAAAAGCTATCGAGGTCGAGCAACCGAGCTGGTCAGCCTTTACATTCCTGCGGGCTATGACATAAATAAGGTCATGCAGCAGCTTAGAGAAGAGTACGGCACCGCCCAGAACATAAAGAGCAAGTCAACCCGAAAGAACGTCCTGGGCGCCCTGGAAAGGGCAATGCAGCACCTCAAGCTCTACAGGCAGACCCCGGAGAACGGTCTGGCGCTCTTCGTTGGAAACGTCAGCGAGCAGGAGGGAGTGAGCGACATAAAGCTCTGGGCAATAGTCCCGCCCGAGCCCCTCAAGGTCCGCCTCTACCGATGCGACCAGACCTTCGTCACGGAGCCCCTTGAGGAAATGCTCCGCGTTAAAGATGCTTATGGCCTCATAACCGTTGAGAAGAACGAGGCCACCATTGGTCTGCTCCGCGGGAAGAGGATAGAGGTAATCGACGAGCTCACCTCTAACGTCCCCGGAAAGACGAGGGCGGGTGGTCAGTCGGCCAGGCGTTACGAGAGGATTAGGGAGCAGGAGACCCACGAGTTCATGAAGCGCATAGCGGAGCACGCTAACAACGCCTTTCTCCCGCTCCTTGAGAAGGGCGAGCTCAGGGGCATCATTATAGGCGGCCCTGGCCCCACAAAGGAGGAGTTCATTGAGAAGGACTACCTCCACCACGAACTCAGAAAGAAAATCATCGGCGTCGTTGACATAAGCTACAGCGGCGAGTACGGCCTCAAGGAGCTCGTCGAGAAGGCCAGCGACATCCTCAAAGACCACGAGGCCATCAAGGAGCGCCACCTCATTCAGAACTTCTTCAGACACCTCGTCAAGGACACGGGAATGATAACCTACGGTGAGAGGGAAGTCAGAAAGGCCCTTGAGCTTGGGGCGGTAGACACGCTCCTCATCAGTGAGGGCTACGACCGCGTCAGGGTTCACGCGAAGTGCAACAACTGCGGCTGGGAAGAGGAGAAGACCATGAGCGAGCAAGAGTTCCATGTTTACAAGAAGAAGCTCACCCACTGCCCAAAGTGCGGAAGCCAGAACCTCAGCTTCGAGAAGTGGGACGTGGCGGAAGAGCTCATAAAAATGGCCGAGGAAGCGGGCTCAAACGTTGAAGTCATATCCCTCGATACTGAGGAGGGCCAGCAGTTCTACAAGGCCTTCGGCGGAATTGGTGCCTTCCTGAGGTATAAGATAAGGTGA
- a CDS encoding dihydrodipicolinate synthase family protein: protein MRGVIVPLVTPFNEDYSIDVPALEEHVEYLQKAGVHGIFINATTGEFTSLSTEEKKFLAEKGRELVTSAFYLVGTASSNTFEVIELTRHAQDIGADYVVIAPPYYCPLGEEALFKHYSMVAEKTDLPIILYNIPSCANSLSVPLIKRLALEYSNIAGVKETIDSVNHIRDVILEVKGERKDFKVFTGLDQHFLNTLILGGDGGIMACANFAPEIHLAVWKAFQEKRFEEAFEGARKLAKLSKVYDLASSFGSAIKLAMSVRGFSIKPVLRPPYVMDGEETKEEIGKLLAEILG, encoded by the coding sequence ATGCGCGGCGTTATAGTCCCTCTGGTTACCCCCTTCAACGAGGACTACTCCATAGACGTTCCAGCGCTTGAGGAGCACGTTGAGTACCTCCAGAAGGCCGGCGTTCACGGCATATTTATCAACGCGACAACTGGAGAGTTTACGAGCCTGAGCACGGAGGAGAAGAAGTTTCTCGCTGAGAAAGGCCGTGAGCTGGTCACTTCGGCCTTCTACCTCGTGGGAACGGCATCCTCGAACACCTTCGAGGTCATCGAGCTTACCAGGCACGCTCAGGACATAGGTGCAGACTACGTGGTCATAGCGCCACCATACTACTGTCCTCTGGGCGAGGAGGCGCTATTCAAGCACTACTCAATGGTGGCTGAGAAAACGGACCTCCCCATCATCCTTTACAACATCCCCTCATGCGCCAACTCCCTGAGCGTCCCGCTTATCAAACGCCTCGCCCTTGAGTACTCCAACATCGCGGGCGTTAAGGAGACGATAGACAGCGTAAACCACATCAGGGATGTCATCCTCGAGGTTAAAGGCGAGAGGAAGGATTTCAAGGTCTTTACGGGCCTTGACCAGCACTTCCTCAACACGCTAATCCTCGGCGGCGACGGCGGGATAATGGCCTGCGCCAACTTCGCCCCTGAGATACACCTCGCGGTGTGGAAGGCCTTTCAGGAGAAGCGCTTTGAAGAGGCCTTCGAGGGGGCGAGAAAGCTGGCGAAGCTCTCAAAGGTTTACGACCTCGCTTCGTCCTTCGGCTCGGCTATAAAGCTGGCAATGTCCGTCAGGGGCTTCTCGATAAAGCCAGTTCTGAGACCGCCATACGTCATGGATGGAGAGGAAACGAAAGAAGAGATAGGGAAGCTGCTGGCAGAGATCCTTGGCTGA